A region from the Caldicellulosiruptor naganoensis genome encodes:
- a CDS encoding heavy metal-binding domain-containing protein, translated as MIITTTPSVEGKRIVEYRGIVSSEVIVGVNLVKDFIASITDLFGGRSGTYENELIRAREEALQELQNRAAMLGANAVVGIDIDYEVLGANGSMLMVSVTGTAVVVE; from the coding sequence ATGATAATCACAACAACTCCTTCAGTAGAAGGGAAAAGAATTGTTGAGTACAGAGGAATTGTAAGCAGCGAAGTGATTGTGGGAGTAAATCTTGTAAAGGATTTTATTGCATCCATCACAGATTTATTTGGCGGAAGGTCTGGCACTTATGAAAATGAACTTATACGTGCAAGAGAAGAAGCTTTGCAGGAGCTTCAAAACAGAGCTGCTATGCTCGGCGCAAACGCAGTTGTTGGAATTGACATCGACTATGAGGTTCTGGGTGCTAATGGCAGTATGCTTATGGTCTCTGTAACAGGTACCGCTGTTGTTGTAGAATAA
- a CDS encoding protein kinase family protein — translation MALKNIISIQYGMNIKNMKQLKNEFLIKTTKAEYIAKKIKLSPAEIVFIYHCQEHLKENKFVSFEKIVSTKDGCPYLRFDKSLYVLIEHFKKEPVEINEKKISNCIEFINTFHAASTNILSTIGARYKASYAKDRIAARNMYSVFTKIKQNPDLIKNEKVRNSILRTIDKNIEHVEKAMKILEDDKYLSLIRRSMQENRFVHGKLTIHNIVKSYNKLRLINLFDVELNIREKDIATFVKSLL, via the coding sequence TTGGCACTGAAAAATATTATCTCAATTCAATATGGGATGAATATAAAGAATATGAAACAACTGAAAAATGAATTTTTGATAAAAACTACAAAAGCAGAGTATATTGCTAAAAAGATAAAACTTTCTCCTGCAGAGATTGTTTTTATTTATCATTGCCAAGAGCATTTGAAAGAAAATAAATTTGTTAGTTTTGAAAAGATTGTCTCAACAAAAGATGGTTGCCCTTACCTGAGGTTTGACAAATCACTTTATGTGTTAATTGAACACTTCAAAAAAGAACCTGTAGAAATCAATGAGAAAAAAATCTCAAATTGTATAGAGTTTATAAACACTTTCCATGCAGCTTCCACTAATATTTTATCTACAATTGGTGCAAGGTATAAAGCCTCTTACGCCAAAGACAGAATTGCCGCAAGGAATATGTATTCAGTTTTTACAAAGATAAAGCAAAATCCAGATCTTATCAAAAATGAGAAGGTAAGAAACTCCATTTTGAGGACAATTGATAAGAATATCGAGCATGTTGAAAAAGCAATGAAGATATTGGAAGACGACAAATACCTCAGCCTCATTAGACGTTCTATGCAGGAAAATAGATTTGTTCATGGAAAGCTTACCATACACAATATAGTAAAAAGCTATAATAAATTGAGGCTGATAAATTTGTTTGATGTTGAGCTGAACATTCGCGAAAAAGACATTGCAACATTTGTAAAGAGCTTACTATAA
- a CDS encoding type III pantothenate kinase, with product MVKDKLLVVDIGNTNIVFGVYKGKDLLASYRMKTDKEKAADEFGILMTQMLSYNGISPQDIMDVIISSVVPPIMYSFERAIQKYFGCTPIVVGPGIKTGLNIKTENPKEVGSDRIVNAVAVNELYGGPAVIIDFGTATTFCALSSKSEYLGGAIAPGIKISAEALFSHASRLHRIELQKPPTVIGKNTVHAMQSGIIYGYVGLVDYMVNKIKEEMNEKDAKVVATGGLARLIAQESKTIQIVNPTLTLEGLRIIYYKNKQLNI from the coding sequence ATGGTGAAAGACAAACTTTTAGTAGTAGACATAGGCAATACAAACATTGTTTTTGGAGTTTATAAAGGAAAGGACCTCCTTGCAAGCTATAGGATGAAGACAGATAAAGAAAAGGCTGCAGATGAGTTTGGAATCTTGATGACTCAGATGCTAAGTTACAATGGAATTTCGCCACAAGATATAATGGATGTGATAATCTCATCTGTTGTACCACCTATAATGTATTCATTCGAAAGAGCTATACAAAAGTATTTTGGCTGCACACCAATAGTTGTTGGACCGGGAATAAAAACCGGACTTAATATCAAAACTGAAAACCCCAAAGAGGTTGGATCGGACAGAATCGTTAATGCTGTTGCTGTAAATGAGCTTTATGGTGGGCCTGCTGTGATAATTGATTTTGGCACAGCAACAACATTTTGTGCTCTTTCTTCAAAATCAGAGTATCTTGGCGGTGCAATTGCACCGGGGATAAAAATCTCAGCTGAGGCGCTTTTTTCACATGCAAGCCGTCTTCACAGGATAGAACTTCAAAAACCGCCAACAGTAATCGGAAAAAATACAGTCCATGCAATGCAATCAGGCATTATCTATGGTTATGTCGGACTTGTTGACTATATGGTGAATAAAATCAAGGAAGAGATGAACGAAAAGGATGCAAAAGTAGTTGCAACAGGTGGGCTTGCAAGGCTTATTGCTCAGGAGTCAAAAACAATCCAGATTGTAAATCCCACCTTGACCTTGGAGGGGTTGAGGATAATATACTATAAAAATAAACAGCTGAACATATAA
- a CDS encoding glycoside hydrolase family 130 protein — protein MFKLQRVTDKPVLRPKEENEWERAAVFNAAAIYHRGLFHLIYRATNIPPHENYGEYVSTIGYAVSTDGINFYRLDKPVMVAENEQERRGIEDPRIVEIDGTFYMTYTGFGGRYDGDFRIMIAKSNNLIKWERMGVALDEPNKDAALFPEKINGRYVMFHRRYPNMWLAFSDDLIHWTDHVEILTVRENSWESSRIGVAGPPIKVKFGWLVIYHAADNKNVYRLGAVLLDANDPTKVLSRLSEPILEPELSWEVDGYIPNVVFSCGHAEVGDEVWVYYGGADTVIGVAKFNKEKIKFD, from the coding sequence ATGTTCAAACTCCAAAGAGTGACAGACAAACCTGTGCTAAGACCAAAAGAGGAGAATGAATGGGAAAGGGCAGCAGTTTTCAATGCAGCAGCCATCTATCACAGAGGGCTATTTCATCTAATTTACAGGGCAACTAACATTCCACCTCACGAGAATTATGGAGAGTATGTCTCAACAATTGGATATGCAGTGTCAACAGATGGTATTAACTTTTACAGGCTTGACAAGCCAGTGATGGTTGCCGAGAATGAACAAGAAAGAAGAGGGATAGAGGACCCAAGGATTGTGGAGATTGATGGGACATTTTACATGACATACACCGGCTTTGGTGGAAGGTATGATGGCGATTTTAGGATAATGATTGCAAAGTCAAACAACCTAATTAAATGGGAGAGAATGGGAGTTGCACTTGACGAGCCAAACAAGGATGCAGCTCTTTTCCCAGAAAAGATAAATGGCAGGTATGTGATGTTCCACAGAAGATATCCAAATATGTGGCTTGCATTTTCAGATGATTTGATTCACTGGACAGACCATGTGGAAATACTGACAGTACGTGAAAATTCATGGGAGAGCAGCCGAATAGGCGTTGCAGGACCACCAATCAAGGTCAAGTTTGGATGGCTTGTTATATACCATGCAGCTGACAATAAAAATGTTTACAGGCTTGGTGCGGTACTATTGGACGCAAATGACCCAACAAAAGTGCTATCACGACTTTCTGAGCCAATATTAGAGCCAGAACTTTCTTGGGAAGTTGATGGATACATACCAAACGTTGTTTTTAGCTGTGGTCATGCAGAGGTTGGCGATGAGGTTTGGGTCTACTATGGTGGGGCAGACACTGTAATTGGCGTTGCAAAGTTCAATAAGGAAAAGATAAAATTCGATTGA
- a CDS encoding sensor histidine kinase: MKKNEQTKFLLAILFLLFLIIFLLIYSIYFVNTELIKHLRIPLWQRILVIYSFTLLAILNLFTVKILFSALSTLKATHIYRDNIKSLDNFINILRAQRHEFNNHLQIIWGLICVGKYDDAVRYIEQISENLKSTSKFYGLGCAELSALIFAKSSLAQKYDINFEFHYNVDFSNQKFDSMDLINICGNLIDNAFYYAKCSFSKYVLLEINDTGSQIEILITNSGSYIDDCKKEKIFEFGYSTKNSTGLGLFIVKSTVEKYGGQIEVFSEYKNYDKHEREGYTTFKVILPKKI, encoded by the coding sequence ATGAAGAAAAATGAGCAGACAAAATTTTTACTTGCAATTCTCTTTCTGCTATTTCTAATTATATTCCTGCTTATATACTCAATCTATTTTGTCAACACAGAACTTATAAAACACCTTAGAATCCCTCTATGGCAGAGAATACTTGTTATATACTCATTTACTTTGCTTGCAATCTTGAACTTATTCACCGTCAAAATTCTTTTTTCGGCACTGAGCACACTTAAGGCAACCCACATTTATAGAGACAATATAAAATCATTGGACAACTTTATAAACATCTTAAGAGCTCAGCGGCATGAATTTAACAACCATCTTCAGATAATCTGGGGACTTATTTGTGTTGGAAAATACGATGACGCTGTGCGCTATATTGAGCAAATTAGCGAAAATCTCAAAAGTACATCAAAGTTTTATGGGCTTGGGTGTGCAGAGCTTTCGGCTTTGATATTCGCAAAAAGTTCTTTGGCTCAAAAATACGATATAAATTTTGAGTTTCATTACAATGTAGATTTTAGCAATCAAAAGTTTGACTCAATGGACCTCATAAATATCTGTGGTAACCTCATTGACAATGCTTTTTATTATGCCAAGTGCTCATTTTCAAAATATGTGCTTCTTGAGATAAATGATACAGGAAGTCAAATTGAAATTCTTATTACAAACTCTGGTTCATACATTGATGATTGCAAAAAAGAAAAGATATTTGAGTTTGGATATTCAACAAAAAATTCAACTGGATTAGGACTTTTTATTGTAAAGTCTACTGTTGAAAAATATGGTGGCCAGATCGAGGTCTTCTCAGAGTATAAAAACTACGATAAACATGAAAGAGAAGGATACACAACATTCAAAGTAATTTTGCCAAAAAAAATATAA
- a CDS encoding DedA family protein, whose amino-acid sequence MIGLLKYLVDKYGIIGIFLILLIEGLGIPFPTQIAYFGAVALLNLKKYNPFTLIMVISLGNLCGNLIINLLLRSGRNSIVNLFEKLLRIKKETLSSVNNFFVKYGIFAVPIARIIGVPRTPVIFLAGISKMNFYEYVISSFIGDTIWATFYVYFYWYGFSFFKLLYERDISLFWAAIFFLVAVVVLVWTIVLKILAKKKKV is encoded by the coding sequence ATGATTGGCCTTTTAAAATACCTTGTTGACAAATATGGCATTATCGGAATATTTTTGATTTTGCTGATTGAAGGGCTTGGAATACCTTTCCCAACCCAAATAGCCTACTTTGGGGCAGTTGCACTTTTAAACCTTAAAAAATACAACCCTTTTACATTGATTATGGTAATTTCTCTGGGAAATCTTTGTGGCAATCTCATAATAAATTTGCTTCTAAGAAGCGGCAGAAACTCCATCGTAAACCTTTTTGAAAAACTACTTAGAATAAAAAAAGAAACTCTGAGCTCTGTCAACAACTTCTTTGTAAAGTATGGAATATTTGCTGTGCCAATTGCAAGAATAATTGGTGTGCCGCGCACACCCGTAATTTTTTTGGCCGGAATTAGCAAAATGAATTTTTATGAATATGTCATCTCCTCATTTATTGGTGATACAATCTGGGCTACCTTTTATGTTTATTTTTACTGGTACGGATTTAGCTTTTTTAAGCTTCTGTATGAAAGAGATATAAGCCTTTTCTGGGCTGCAATTTTTTTCTTGGTCGCCGTTGTAGTACTGGTGTGGACAATTGTTTTAAAAATTTTAGCAAAAAAGAAAAAGGTGTAA
- a CDS encoding CotS family spore coat protein, with product MLNDDIYVLTDWIDARECELENPIELKAATEKLTLMHEASYGYTNVPQGARIRDNVGKLMTRFEKRCNKFLLMRKMAEKRKSMFDYEYLFTYSYYHELAKEAFEKLKNSNYSSLCEEARQKRGFIHRDYSYHNILYTQDGDVYIIDFDNLTYDLRVIDITSFMQKVLKRIHWDIKTGESILNWYSNISPLSKDELELIYIILLFPYRYWKTCNRYYNGKKSWSEKVFTAKLNEVISEREFYLDFIKWLEKQI from the coding sequence ATATTAAACGACGATATTTATGTTCTCACCGACTGGATTGATGCAAGAGAATGTGAGCTTGAAAATCCCATTGAACTAAAAGCTGCAACAGAAAAGCTTACACTTATGCACGAAGCTTCATATGGTTATACAAATGTTCCGCAAGGGGCAAGGATAAGAGATAATGTAGGAAAGCTAATGACACGCTTTGAGAAAAGGTGTAACAAGTTTTTGCTTATGAGAAAGATGGCAGAGAAAAGAAAAAGCATGTTTGATTATGAGTACTTGTTTACATATTCATATTACCATGAACTTGCCAAAGAAGCTTTTGAGAAGCTCAAAAACTCTAACTACAGTAGTCTTTGCGAAGAGGCAAGACAAAAAAGAGGTTTTATCCACCGCGACTATTCATACCATAACATCCTCTATACACAAGATGGAGATGTTTATATAATTGACTTTGACAATCTTACATATGATTTGAGAGTAATTGACATCACAAGCTTTATGCAAAAGGTATTAAAAAGAATTCATTGGGATATAAAAACAGGAGAGAGTATCTTAAACTGGTATTCAAATATTTCACCTCTGAGCAAAGATGAACTTGAACTGATTTACATTATACTTCTCTTTCCATACAGGTACTGGAAGACATGCAACAGATACTACAATGGCAAAAAGAGCTGGTCTGAAAAGGTGTTTACAGCAAAGCTCAACGAGGTGATATCAGAAAGAGAATTTTACCTTGACTTTATAAAATGGTTAGAAAAACAGATTTAA
- a CDS encoding zinc-dependent alcohol dehydrogenase family protein produces MKAAVFYGQKNLKVEEIDLPPLKQGEILVKVKACGICGTDVHIFSGEEGSAKVTHPVILGHEFCGEVVETKSSLFKIGDKVSIDPNIYCGVCKFCRSGKIQLCENLLALGVNLNGGFAEYAVVPEKQAIVFEDISFEEAALAEPLACCLHGIEKLEIKATDKVLIIGLGPIGLIMLEILKLYGVYNLYGYEIDDFRKEVAKGQGIKDIIEESTDERFDIVIECAGTKESIEMAFEKLEKGGQLLVFSVPSPKTNVLINPFEMFKKEAKVYWSFVNPFTQKLAIELLESKKINLKHLITHKISLKELSQALNKRYEKQLKVIVQP; encoded by the coding sequence GTGAAGGCAGCGGTATTTTATGGTCAAAAGAATCTGAAAGTAGAAGAGATTGATTTACCACCGTTGAAGCAAGGAGAAATTTTGGTAAAGGTCAAGGCTTGTGGAATATGTGGCACAGATGTGCACATATTTAGTGGTGAAGAAGGTTCTGCAAAAGTCACGCACCCTGTCATTTTAGGGCATGAGTTTTGCGGGGAAGTGGTTGAGACAAAAAGCTCTCTTTTTAAGATAGGCGATAAAGTAAGTATTGACCCAAATATTTACTGTGGGGTATGCAAATTCTGTAGAAGTGGGAAGATTCAGCTTTGTGAAAATTTATTAGCGTTGGGTGTAAACTTAAATGGTGGATTTGCAGAGTATGCTGTTGTTCCTGAAAAGCAAGCAATTGTGTTTGAAGACATAAGCTTTGAGGAGGCAGCATTGGCAGAACCTCTTGCCTGCTGCCTCCATGGAATTGAAAAACTTGAAATAAAGGCAACTGATAAGGTACTGATAATTGGTCTTGGTCCAATTGGTCTTATTATGCTTGAGATTTTGAAACTTTATGGCGTTTACAATTTATATGGATATGAGATAGATGACTTTAGAAAAGAGGTTGCAAAAGGGCAGGGTATAAAGGATATAATTGAAGAAAGTACTGACGAAAGATTTGACATTGTAATTGAATGTGCAGGAACAAAAGAGAGTATTGAGATGGCATTTGAAAAGCTTGAAAAAGGAGGACAGTTACTTGTATTTTCTGTGCCATCACCAAAGACAAATGTCTTAATAAACCCCTTTGAGATGTTCAAAAAAGAGGCAAAGGTTTATTGGTCGTTTGTAAATCCGTTTACGCAAAAGTTAGCAATTGAACTTCTTGAAAGCAAAAAAATTAATCTAAAGCATCTAATAACTCATAAAATTTCCTTAAAAGAGCTTTCTCAGGCTCTTAACAAGAGGTATGAAAAACAGCTAAAAGTGATTGTTCAGCCTTGA
- a CDS encoding LL-diaminopimelate aminotransferase, whose translation MESFIQNMFAERIGGSNFGKETVLYKFEKIKRAKAKARELHPDMELIDMGVGEPDEKADMGIIGTLAYEAGKDENRGYADNGIYEFKVAAAKYLERVFGVKGINPDTEVNHAIGSKSALALLPYAFINPGDVTIMTVPGYPVLGTITKWLGGEVYNVPLLKENNFLPDLSSIPEDIRKRAKLMYLNYPNNPCGAVATKEFFEEVVEFAAKNNIIVVHDAAYAALVFDGYKPLSFLSVDGAKEVGVEIHSLSKAYNMTGWRLAFVAGNELVVKAFAAVKDNNDSGQFKAIQKAGIYALEHPEITERINEKYSRRHDLLVKTLRELGFDAQKPKGSFYLYVEIPKGIKGGRRFETAEEFSEYLITEKCISTVPWDDAGHFVRFSVTFEAKTPEDEIRVMEELKRRLSDVEFEF comes from the coding sequence ATGGAGAGTTTTATTCAAAACATGTTTGCTGAGCGAATTGGCGGAAGCAATTTTGGCAAAGAGACTGTCCTTTACAAGTTTGAAAAAATCAAAAGAGCAAAGGCAAAAGCAAGAGAACTTCATCCTGACATGGAGTTAATTGATATGGGCGTTGGTGAGCCTGATGAGAAGGCCGATATGGGTATAATCGGAACTTTGGCTTATGAAGCTGGGAAGGATGAAAACAGAGGATATGCTGACAATGGTATTTATGAATTCAAAGTGGCAGCTGCAAAGTATTTAGAAAGAGTATTCGGAGTAAAAGGTATAAATCCAGATACGGAAGTAAACCATGCAATTGGTTCAAAGTCAGCTTTGGCACTTTTGCCATATGCATTTATAAATCCCGGTGATGTAACAATCATGACTGTGCCGGGCTATCCTGTTCTTGGCACAATCACAAAGTGGCTCGGTGGTGAGGTTTACAACGTCCCGCTTTTGAAAGAAAACAACTTCTTGCCAGACTTGTCTTCAATTCCAGAGGATATCAGAAAAAGAGCAAAGCTAATGTATTTGAACTATCCAAACAACCCGTGCGGGGCTGTTGCAACAAAGGAGTTTTTTGAAGAGGTTGTTGAATTTGCCGCAAAGAATAACATCATAGTAGTACATGACGCCGCATATGCAGCTTTGGTGTTTGATGGCTATAAACCTTTGTCTTTCTTATCAGTTGATGGTGCAAAAGAGGTTGGAGTTGAGATTCACTCTCTTTCCAAAGCATACAACATGACAGGTTGGAGACTTGCATTTGTTGCTGGAAATGAGCTTGTTGTAAAGGCATTTGCAGCTGTCAAAGACAACAACGACTCTGGTCAGTTCAAGGCAATCCAAAAAGCAGGAATATACGCTTTAGAGCATCCTGAGATTACTGAGAGAATAAATGAAAAATACTCCCGCCGCCATGACCTTTTAGTAAAAACACTAAGAGAGCTTGGTTTTGATGCACAAAAGCCAAAAGGGTCATTTTACCTGTATGTTGAGATTCCAAAGGGAATAAAAGGTGGAAGAAGATTTGAAACTGCTGAGGAGTTTTCTGAATATTTGATTACAGAAAAGTGTATCTCCACCGTACCATGGGACGATGCAGGCCATTTTGTAAGATTCTCAGTCACATTTGAGGCAAAGACACCAGAGGATGAAATTAGAGTCATGGAAGAGCTAAAAAGAAGGCTATCTGACGTTGAATTTGAATTTTAG
- a CDS encoding ubiquitin-like domain-containing protein — MSIIKCHVAKPRDVKKLILAFVIVFVLSILLGAMTAQALIKEVSVTIDGKTFYYKTIKSTVKEVLEENGITVTKDDYVSPALDAKIDENTKIVIKRAFEVKILVDDSEKVVYIPAGTVEDAIKKAGITIGKADKVNLPLSQVLEKPAVIKITRVSEKIVVEKQNIPFPTITKTNYSMDYGKHRIVQQGQNGVLEKRFRVVMEDGKEVERKLIGQKIVKSPKPRIVEVGAIRWFKTSRGEIVRYKKVYTMIATAYTLSPSDTGKSPKHPDYGKTATGHRVRRGVVAVDPRVIPLGTRLYVEGYGFATALDTGSAIKGNRIDVFVEKDAYKFGVRRVKVYVLAD; from the coding sequence ATGAGTATAATCAAGTGCCATGTGGCAAAGCCAAGGGACGTAAAGAAGCTTATCCTTGCCTTTGTCATTGTATTTGTCTTGTCCATCCTGCTTGGCGCAATGACAGCCCAGGCACTGATAAAAGAGGTAAGTGTGACAATCGACGGCAAGACCTTTTACTATAAAACAATCAAATCAACAGTAAAAGAAGTTTTAGAAGAAAATGGAATTACTGTAACAAAAGATGACTATGTTAGCCCGGCTTTAGATGCAAAGATTGATGAAAATACTAAGATTGTTATAAAAAGAGCTTTTGAAGTAAAGATTTTGGTAGACGATAGTGAAAAGGTGGTATATATCCCAGCTGGTACAGTTGAAGATGCCATCAAAAAAGCAGGTATAACTATTGGGAAAGCAGACAAGGTAAATCTGCCGCTGTCTCAGGTGCTTGAAAAGCCCGCAGTGATAAAAATTACACGTGTAAGTGAAAAGATAGTAGTTGAAAAGCAAAATATACCATTTCCTACGATAACGAAAACAAATTATAGTATGGACTATGGTAAGCATAGAATTGTCCAACAGGGTCAAAATGGGGTACTTGAAAAAAGGTTCAGGGTTGTTATGGAAGATGGTAAAGAGGTTGAGAGAAAGCTAATTGGACAAAAGATTGTGAAAAGTCCAAAGCCGAGAATTGTTGAAGTTGGAGCAATAAGATGGTTTAAGACCTCAAGAGGCGAAATTGTGAGGTACAAAAAGGTTTACACTATGATTGCAACAGCTTATACTCTTTCGCCAAGTGACACAGGAAAAAGCCCGAAACATCCTGACTATGGCAAAACAGCAACAGGACACAGAGTTCGGCGTGGTGTTGTTGCGGTTGACCCGCGTGTAATTCCGCTTGGCACAAGGCTTTATGTTGAGGGTTATGGATTTGCTACAGCTCTTGATACAGGTTCGGCAATAAAGGGGAACAGAATAGACGTATTTGTAGAGAAAGATGCGTACAAGTTTGGTGTGCGACGTGTAAAAGTTTATGTGCTTGCGGACTAA
- a CDS encoding protein kinase family protein, translated as MILLRDKITQFFNIEVFYFMSICDILVLSTDSGLKCFKKVDYSVETLLFIHGGKEHLVSRGFLDIDRFNLSKRGSLMLY; from the coding sequence ATGATTTTGCTAAGAGATAAGATAACTCAATTTTTTAATATAGAGGTTTTTTATTTTATGTCTATTTGTGACATCCTTGTGCTCTCAACAGACAGTGGTTTAAAGTGTTTTAAAAAAGTTGACTACTCAGTTGAAACGCTTCTTTTTATCCACGGAGGTAAGGAACATCTTGTTTCAAGAGGGTTTTTGGATATAGACAGGTTTAACTTAAGTAAAAGAGGTAGCCTTATGTTATATTAA
- a CDS encoding DUF2156 domain-containing protein, which yields MKFYKIDISHKKIFDEYFKIFQPEIADLTFTNLFMWDPFYDIHFTEEDEFLLIMAKPYNQPPFLHGPVGNSIDKLPNVIEKVKRYFEEQGYKFMLKRASKKTIDMLTQCGMKFESIFERDLSDYVYRVQDLVQLKGKKYHAKKNHINKFLRLYGNNYEWKRIDDEIVKLCWDFECEWYEKKNGQNDIGLTFEKLAIERAIRNFDRLSYQGMVIFIDGRIKAFTFGEPLNQNTVVIHIEKADPDIEGLYAFINNKFLVEFWQDFEFVNREEDLGKEGIRKAKMSYHPYRFAEKYTVLFD from the coding sequence ATGAAATTTTATAAAATAGATATCTCCCACAAAAAAATTTTTGACGAATATTTTAAAATTTTTCAACCTGAAATTGCTGACCTAACATTTACAAACCTTTTTATGTGGGACCCTTTTTACGATATTCACTTTACAGAAGAAGATGAGTTTTTACTAATCATGGCAAAACCCTACAACCAGCCACCATTTTTACATGGCCCTGTTGGAAATAGCATTGATAAACTTCCAAATGTGATTGAAAAAGTAAAGAGATATTTTGAGGAGCAAGGTTATAAGTTCATGTTGAAAAGAGCATCTAAAAAGACCATTGATATGCTGACTCAGTGTGGTATGAAGTTTGAGAGTATATTCGAAAGAGACCTTTCAGACTATGTCTACAGAGTCCAGGATTTGGTACAACTTAAAGGTAAAAAGTATCATGCAAAAAAGAATCATATAAACAAGTTTTTACGTCTTTACGGCAATAATTATGAGTGGAAAAGGATTGATGATGAGATTGTTAAGCTTTGCTGGGATTTTGAATGTGAATGGTATGAGAAGAAAAACGGGCAAAATGATATTGGTCTTACATTCGAGAAGCTGGCAATTGAAAGAGCAATCAGGAACTTTGATAGGCTTTCGTATCAAGGTATGGTAATTTTTATTGATGGAAGAATAAAGGCGTTTACATTTGGTGAGCCTTTAAATCAAAATACAGTTGTGATTCACATCGAAAAAGCTGACCCAGACATAGAAGGACTTTATGCTTTTATTAACAATAAATTCTTAGTAGAATTCTGGCAAGACTTTGAATTTGTCAACAGAGAAGAGGACTTGGGGAAAGAAGGAATAAGAAAAGCGAAGATGTCTTATCATCCATATAGATTTGCTGAAAAGTATACAGTGCTTTTTGATTAA